The Paramisgurnus dabryanus chromosome 6, PD_genome_1.1, whole genome shotgun sequence genome has a window encoding:
- the sdhc gene encoding succinate dehydrogenase cytochrome b560 subunit, mitochondrial — protein MALLLRTVARQGLYSSRLQYGVVYRHAVPMATTAKEELNNYLAKNTRLNRPVSPHVSIYRWSVPMMMSISHRGTGVALSSGISAFAIAALVLPENYPYYLDLIHSMSFGPQFLAFSKFALAFPVAYHSFNGIRHLIWDIGKGFKIPQVYGSGYTVIALTILTSVALAAM, from the exons ATGGCGTTGCTTCTAAG GACGGTGGCCCGGCAGGGTCTGTATTCATCACGGTTGCAGTATGGCGTAGTCTACAGACA TGCTGTTCCTATGGCAACCACAGCTAAAGAAGAGTTGAACAACTATTTGGCAAAAAACACACGACTCAACCGGCCTGTTTCGCCCCATGTAAGCATCTACAG GTGGTCTGTCCCTATGATGATGTCAATCTCACATAGAGGCACAGGAGTGGCACTTAGCAGTG GTATCTCTGCGTTTGCAATCGCTGCATTGGTGTTACCCGAAAATTACCCATATTACCTTGATCTGATCCACTCCATGTCCTTCGGACCCCAGTTTCTTGCTTTCAGCAAGTTTGCTCTGGCCTTCCCAGTGGCTTACCACAGTTTTAATGGCATCCGTCATttg ATTTGGGATATTGGAAAGGGGTTTAAGATACCGCAAGTCTATGGTTCTGGATACACTGTCATCGCTTTGACCATTCTCACATCAGTTGCTCTTGCTGCCATGTAA